The DNA segment ATTACTCAATGGATGAAAGAAAACGGTATCCCGGAATCGCGCCTGACCACCATTAAATCGGGAGTCGGCCCCGATTTTATCAACAGCCATTCCAACGGTATTCGCAAGAAACATGGTTGGGAAGATAAATTTCTTATTCTCTTTTCGGGAACACTGGGCTGGGTGCGGCCGCTCGAATCGATCATCGAATCGGCGCGACTGCTTGCCGACGACAAGCAGTATCATTTTGTATTCGTCGGAGATGGCCAGAAGCGCCATGCCCTGGAAATTCTGGCCAAACAATACAATCTGACCAATGTCTCCTTTATCGGCCTCCGCCCGCTCGAGGAAATCCCCTTTTATCTCCGGGCCGGCGACGTCCTGGTGGAATGCCTGAAAGAGGTTCCGGTGGCCCGCATGGCATTGCCTACCAAAATTTTCGAATATATGGCGGCCGGAAAACCGATCGTTTTTAATACCATCAATGGCGAAACCAGCCGTCTTCTGGAAAATGCCGGCGGAGCCCTTACTTTTTCTTCCCAGAAACCGGATGAATTGGCCCGGATCATCAGATCCATTTACAATAAGGAGATCGATGGGGTTGATCTGGGACAAAAATATTACAACTTTGTCAGTCAACATCATACCCGGGAAAAATGGGCGCAGAAATATCTCTCTCTGCTGACCACCATTGAAAAATCCTGAGCGCCTTTTTAACTCGAAAATCTGATCGCACTTTTCATCCGACGCGGCCCGTCGCATTTGTCTTTGGCAAGGGACCTTTAACTTCCTATAATCGGAGCAAAAGGTAAACACAAAGATGAAAACGACAGAGTGGCACTATATAATACTTCTTTTCGGCCTTTTCGTCGTCCCGCGTTTCCTGCAGCGCTTCCGGCTGCCGACAGCCATAACGAGTCTGGCTCTCGGATTGCTGGCCGGATTGGGTTTGGGGCTTTTTACGGGAGATGAGACAATTCGGCTTCTTTCAACTTTCGGCATCGTCTCGCTCTTTCTATTCGCCGGGCTGGATCTCAATTTTCATGAAATCCGTTTGGAAGTCTGGGTCATCTTCCAGCATATTATCTTCAATATTGTAGGCATAGTGATTGTCTCGGTGGCGGCGGGAAGAATTTTCCATC comes from the Candidatus Zixiibacteriota bacterium genome and includes:
- a CDS encoding putative Glycosyl transferase group 1 (Evidence 3 : Putative function from multiple computational evidences), with protein sequence MRILLVTQHFPPERGAVRRLFEFAKFFRKNGHDVTVLTALPNYPDGIVPPKYRGRFLLKEEIDGIKVFRSYVLPASNAQPKKRMIGFITFLASSLINSLRIRGPFDLILASSPPVTSPLIGYILSRLRRTKLVLEIRDLQPESGEQFGNLNKSFFTELVRKVMRFLYKKADHVVCVTGGITQWMKENGIPESRLTTIKSGVGPDFINSHSNGIRKKHGWEDKFLILFSGTLGWVRPLESIIESARLLADDKQYHFVFVGDGQKRHALEILAKQYNLTNVSFIGLRPLEEIPFYLRAGDVLVECLKEVPVARMALPTKIFEYMAAGKPIVFNTINGETSRLLENAGGALTFSSQKPDELARIIRSIYNKEIDGVDLGQKYYNFVSQHHTREKWAQKYLSLLTTIEKS